One genomic segment of Erysipelotrichaceae bacterium 66202529 includes these proteins:
- a CDS encoding transcriptional regulator, translating into MEKTTKLDYKKEYKELYLPTTKGMLIDVPTIPFLMVDGSGDPNDADGDYSKALQLLYGIIFTIKMSKKGSKKLEGYHDFVVPPLEGLWEMKGSSEMDYSRKQDFQWTSMLRLPDYVTSEVFAWACTEFHKKHADADIDRVRMELYTEGLCAQILHKGSYDEEPSTLEKLHAFLEENGCCVDIGTAAASGQIRRHHEIYLGDPRKCKPENLKTVLRIPVRKR; encoded by the coding sequence ATGGAAAAAACGACAAAGCTTGATTATAAAAAAGAATATAAGGAGCTGTATCTGCCAACAACGAAAGGAATGCTGATCGACGTACCTACAATTCCCTTTCTGATGGTGGATGGAAGCGGAGATCCGAATGATGCGGATGGTGATTACAGCAAGGCTCTGCAGCTCCTCTATGGTATTATCTTTACCATAAAAATGAGTAAAAAGGGCTCCAAAAAGCTGGAGGGCTATCATGACTTTGTTGTACCTCCGCTAGAAGGACTTTGGGAAATGAAAGGAAGCAGCGAAATGGATTACTCCAGAAAACAGGATTTTCAGTGGACGTCCATGCTTCGTCTTCCGGATTATGTAACAAGTGAGGTATTTGCCTGGGCATGCACTGAGTTTCACAAAAAGCACGCGGATGCGGATATAGACAGAGTACGGATGGAGCTTTATACAGAAGGCTTATGTGCACAGATTTTGCATAAAGGCTCCTATGATGAGGAACCTTCAACACTGGAAAAACTGCATGCATTCCTGGAAGAAAACGGCTGCTGTGTGGATATTGGTACAGCTGCAGCAAGCGGTCAAATCCGCAGACATCATGAAATTTATCTTGGAGACCCGCGGAAGTGCAAACCGGAGAATCTGAAAACAGTATTGCGGATTCCCGTAAGAAAACGATAA
- a CDS encoding WYL domain-containing protein encodes MQIQRMFEIVYILLQKRRVTAKELAEHFEVSTRTIYRDLDALSMAGIPLYTNKGHQGGIFLMEDYVLHRSLFSEAEQQRLMAALQSYHIADPQDVDSLLTKLSATFSAKLTNWIDVDFVDWGDDNSANRKFLQLKDAILDKQVIQFTYHSSYGVSTLRTVEPLQLLFKGSAWYVIGYCRDKQAQRYFKLNRMEKLICTNKHFQRELNKEELPHAHNEYKKEMVHLVLEMQENVAYRIFDEYDTSCFQRREDGSFLVTIDFPMSEWVYGYLMSFGDSLRILEPVDIRDEVCTRMRNAVKQYE; translated from the coding sequence ATGCAGATACAGAGAATGTTTGAAATCGTATATATACTGCTGCAGAAGCGCAGAGTAACCGCCAAGGAGCTGGCGGAGCATTTTGAAGTCAGTACACGTACCATCTACCGTGATTTGGATGCATTATCCATGGCCGGTATTCCCTTGTATACCAACAAGGGGCATCAGGGCGGTATCTTTCTCATGGAGGACTATGTACTGCATCGCTCCCTGTTCAGTGAGGCAGAGCAGCAAAGACTGATGGCAGCATTGCAGAGCTATCACATCGCCGATCCTCAGGACGTGGATTCCCTGCTCACAAAGCTAAGTGCCACCTTCTCCGCAAAGCTGACCAACTGGATCGATGTGGATTTTGTGGACTGGGGCGATGATAACAGTGCCAACCGTAAATTTCTGCAGCTCAAGGACGCCATTTTGGATAAGCAGGTCATACAGTTTACCTATCATTCCTCCTATGGTGTCAGTACATTACGTACAGTTGAGCCCTTGCAGCTGCTGTTTAAAGGCTCTGCATGGTATGTAATTGGCTATTGTAGAGACAAACAGGCACAGCGCTATTTCAAGCTGAACCGCATGGAAAAGCTGATCTGCACAAACAAGCATTTTCAGCGAGAGCTGAATAAGGAAGAGCTTCCTCATGCACATAACGAATATAAAAAAGAAATGGTCCATCTTGTCTTGGAAATGCAAGAGAATGTCGCTTACCGAATCTTTGATGAATACGATACCTCCTGCTTTCAGCGCAGAGAGGACGGAAGCTTTCTGGTTACGATTGATTTCCCTATGAGTGAATGGGTGTACGGATATCTCATGTCCTTTGGAGATTCCCTGCGCATCCTGGAGCCTGTCGACATACGAGATGAGGTTTGCACAAGGATGCGAAATGCCGTAAAACAATATGAGTAA
- a CDS encoding ECF transporter S component, with protein MQHEKTKELAMTALMTALIFTATYIIKIPNPATGGYTHMGDCMIFLGVMVLGRKQGALAGGLGGALSDLLSGAAIWVLPTFFIKYAMGWIMGYLMEKTVCKNRLAAAGAGGIFQIIAYTLVKIPLTGLVPAIASVPRICMQTIIGLVIFTVLSAMLSRTELLQHQKENRI; from the coding sequence ATGCAGCATGAAAAAACAAAGGAGCTGGCAATGACAGCGCTTATGACAGCTTTGATATTCACGGCTACCTATATTATAAAGATACCTAATCCTGCAACCGGAGGCTACACGCATATGGGAGACTGTATGATTTTTCTGGGTGTGATGGTTCTGGGGAGAAAGCAGGGGGCTTTGGCAGGAGGATTGGGGGGAGCCTTATCTGATTTACTGAGCGGGGCAGCGATCTGGGTTCTTCCAACCTTTTTTATCAAGTATGCAATGGGCTGGATCATGGGATATCTGATGGAGAAAACCGTATGTAAAAACAGGCTGGCTGCGGCTGGTGCAGGCGGTATCTTTCAGATCATCGCTTATACACTTGTGAAAATACCGCTGACAGGGCTCGTTCCGGCTATTGCATCTGTACCGAGAATCTGTATGCAGACGATTATCGGACTGGTGATTTTTACCGTCCTTTCTGCTATGCTGTCTCGTACGGAGCTGCTTCAGCACCAAAAGGAGAACCGCATATGA
- a CDS encoding amidohydrolase family protein — protein MKKIDAHAHIGEIGGWANVAATPEQLLTLMDTYEIEKTVICSQDNEAVYQAVNKWPDRFLGAVYVNPLEDTCTQQLKQYLDKGFHAVKLNPLRHAFVADDVCVDPVMELAEHYHVPVCIHCGHPPYSLPWSIALLAERFPNVKVMMIHMGHGHGVYIDASLKMAKRYKNLYLEMSGMPMHTKIKEAYERVGADRIMFGTDGPFHHPSVEMQKVIVSGLDDQALQRVFYDNAKAFFQIT, from the coding sequence ATGAAAAAGATAGATGCGCATGCACATATTGGAGAAATCGGCGGCTGGGCGAATGTAGCTGCAACACCGGAACAGCTTCTTACGTTGATGGATACGTATGAAATAGAAAAAACAGTAATTTGCTCGCAGGATAATGAGGCGGTTTATCAGGCAGTAAACAAATGGCCGGATCGTTTTCTTGGCGCTGTGTATGTAAATCCGCTGGAGGACACCTGTACACAGCAATTAAAGCAATACCTGGACAAGGGGTTTCATGCGGTAAAGCTGAATCCGCTGCGGCACGCCTTTGTGGCGGATGATGTGTGTGTTGACCCGGTGATGGAGCTGGCAGAACACTATCATGTTCCTGTCTGCATTCATTGCGGACATCCGCCATATTCCCTCCCCTGGAGTATTGCACTTCTGGCAGAACGCTTTCCTAATGTTAAAGTGATGATGATTCATATGGGACATGGACACGGTGTGTACATTGATGCGAGTCTGAAAATGGCTAAGCGCTATAAAAATCTCTATCTGGAAATGAGTGGAATGCCGATGCATACGAAAATCAAAGAGGCATATGAACGTGTCGGTGCTGACCGTATTATGTTTGGCACAGACGGCCCCTTTCACCATCCATCCGTGGAAATGCAAAAGGTGATCGTAAGTGGACTGGATGATCAGGCATTGCAAAGGGTGTTCTATGATAATGCCAAGGCTTTTTTTCAAATTACTTAA
- a CDS encoding amidohydrolase, with translation MKIAPYTEKEREHLIMLRRWFHAHPEASLQEYKTAEKIEEELDRYGITHRRIKETGVYAQINGEQGSGKVLVLRADTDALSMDDLLDQSYRSVHPGCAHTCGHDAHTAVLLLAAKLLQERKKEFSGEVRFFFQPGEEIGQGARTFIQEGCLKGADRIYGAHMCSALDVGTISLTPGPINASCDYFRIHIQGKGAHVSTPHKGIDALYIASQLVINLQSIVSRSLSPLDTAVVGVGTMRAGRQYNIVAEEALLEGTTRSFSTDTRAYLRQRVCEIAEQSAALYGAVAEVEFQDYAAPLINDRQVVADVTPIAESIAGKGYVISNQEKMMQADDFADYLALVPGCYAFIGSRNKQYANSALPHHHAQFDIDEEAMLLSLAVFVQYALHYLA, from the coding sequence ATGAAAATTGCCCCATATACAGAAAAAGAACGGGAGCATTTAATCATGCTTCGCCGCTGGTTTCATGCACATCCGGAGGCCAGTCTGCAGGAATATAAAACAGCAGAGAAAATTGAGGAAGAGCTGGACCGGTATGGAATCACACATCGCCGTATTAAGGAAACCGGTGTGTATGCACAGATAAACGGAGAACAGGGAAGTGGAAAGGTGCTTGTATTACGGGCGGATACCGATGCCTTATCCATGGACGATCTGCTCGATCAAAGCTATCGTAGTGTACATCCGGGCTGTGCACATACGTGCGGTCATGATGCGCATACAGCGGTACTGCTGCTTGCCGCCAAGCTGCTGCAGGAAAGAAAAAAGGAGTTTTCTGGAGAGGTGCGCTTCTTTTTCCAGCCGGGAGAGGAAATCGGGCAGGGAGCCCGTACCTTTATACAGGAGGGCTGTCTGAAAGGAGCCGACCGTATTTATGGCGCGCATATGTGCAGTGCGCTGGATGTGGGGACGATATCCCTGACGCCGGGACCAATCAATGCCAGCTGTGATTATTTCCGTATCCATATCCAGGGAAAGGGCGCTCATGTATCCACTCCGCACAAGGGAATTGATGCCTTGTATATCGCCTCACAGCTTGTGATAAATCTGCAGTCCATCGTATCACGGTCATTATCGCCGCTGGATACCGCGGTTGTCGGTGTTGGGACGATGCGTGCTGGGAGACAATATAATATTGTGGCAGAGGAAGCCCTTTTGGAGGGAACGACCCGCAGCTTTTCAACCGATACCAGGGCCTACCTCAGGCAAAGGGTATGTGAAATTGCAGAGCAGAGTGCAGCATTATATGGCGCTGTTGCAGAGGTGGAATTTCAGGATTATGCGGCACCGCTGATCAATGACAGACAGGTGGTCGCAGATGTTACACCGATTGCAGAGAGCATTGCCGGTAAGGGTTATGTAATTTCCAATCAGGAGAAAATGATGCAGGCGGATGATTTTGCGGATTATCTGGCGCTGGTACCTGGCTGCTATGCCTTTATCGGCTCCAGAAATAAGCAATATGCAAACAGTGCGTTGCCTCATCATCATGCACAGTTTGATATTGATGAGGAAGCGATGCTGTTGTCTTTAGCGGTGTTTGTACAATATGCTCTGCACTATCTGGCGTGA
- a CDS encoding PTS sugar transporter subunit IIA: MVGFLIATHGGFARGILDSIELIAGRQERIDTISILHETSIDAFGKELTDKIVELDDGEGVVVFCDLLLASPYNQATMSYRALQGKHEYRILSGANLPMILEALSGRMQNLGLDAISRMAQNAGKEGIQEFFEEFAKVSKTAMIQ; this comes from the coding sequence ATGGTTGGATTTCTAATTGCAACCCATGGAGGCTTTGCTAGAGGGATTCTTGACAGCATTGAGCTGATTGCCGGCAGACAGGAGCGCATTGATACGATCTCCATTCTGCATGAGACAAGCATTGATGCGTTTGGAAAAGAGCTCACTGATAAGATTGTGGAGCTGGATGATGGTGAAGGTGTTGTCGTCTTCTGTGATCTGCTGCTGGCAAGCCCCTATAACCAGGCGACGATGAGCTATCGTGCTCTACAGGGAAAACATGAATACCGTATCCTGTCCGGTGCCAATCTGCCGATGATTCTGGAGGCCCTCAGCGGGCGGATGCAGAATCTGGGGCTGGATGCAATCAGCCGGATGGCACAGAATGCTGGTAAGGAAGGGATTCAGGAGTTTTTTGAGGAGTTCGCCAAGGTTTCTAAAACCGCTATGATTCAGTAA
- a CDS encoding PTS mannose/fructose/sorbose transporter subunit IIB yields the protein MSNILLARIDDRLIHGQVMTSWVRFVKSKNILIIDDETYHDAFIRSFITMVVPRGIQIQVLDTKSGISFLQDYQGPGLVLLAKYPQTFYLLMEGGIEFQEIIIGGMGARENRKVLYKNICASDEELDVLKKLYKSGISVKIQIVPEEKGIPLETLL from the coding sequence ATGAGCAATATTCTATTGGCACGAATTGATGACAGACTCATCCATGGACAGGTTATGACATCCTGGGTACGCTTTGTAAAGTCAAAAAACATTTTGATTATCGACGATGAAACCTATCATGATGCATTTATCCGATCCTTTATCACCATGGTGGTACCAAGAGGCATCCAGATTCAGGTGCTAGACACAAAATCCGGGATTTCCTTTCTGCAGGATTACCAGGGCCCAGGCCTTGTGCTACTTGCCAAATACCCGCAAACCTTCTATCTGCTGATGGAGGGCGGTATTGAATTTCAGGAAATCATCATCGGTGGAATGGGCGCAAGAGAAAACCGGAAGGTGTTGTACAAAAATATCTGTGCATCGGACGAGGAGCTGGATGTATTAAAAAAGCTGTACAAAAGCGGTATTTCTGTAAAAATACAGATTGTTCCGGAAGAAAAAGGGATTCCTCTGGAAACACTGCTGTAG
- a CDS encoding PTS mannose/fructose/sorbose transporter subunit IIB, with translation MKQIVFARIDDRLIHGQVMTAWLKQCDANEVVIIDNELCKDTFVVMMMKSLIPSTISLKVFNDADAASYLKEDGKGEKILILVKTPQAVLTLMNNGITLEYLNIGGMGMKAGRSKLYKNIAASDEEREVFRELLNRELVMKVQVVPTEKAEDLGKYL, from the coding sequence ATGAAACAGATTGTATTTGCGCGCATTGATGACCGTCTGATTCATGGACAGGTCATGACGGCCTGGCTGAAGCAATGCGATGCCAATGAGGTTGTTATTATTGACAATGAATTATGTAAGGATACCTTTGTGGTCATGATGATGAAATCACTGATTCCATCCACAATCTCCCTGAAGGTGTTCAATGATGCGGATGCCGCCTCTTATTTAAAGGAGGATGGTAAAGGGGAAAAAATCCTGATTCTGGTAAAAACTCCGCAGGCAGTGTTAACGCTGATGAACAACGGAATTACACTGGAATATCTCAATATCGGCGGTATGGGAATGAAAGCCGGAAGAAGCAAGCTTTATAAAAATATTGCGGCTTCTGATGAGGAACGTGAGGTATTTCGTGAATTGCTCAATCGTGAGCTTGTCATGAAGGTACAGGTTGTTCCAACGGAAAAAGCTGAGGATTTAGGGAAATATCTTTAA
- a CDS encoding PTS sugar transporter subunit IIC, giving the protein MHINVIQAILIGFLYFLCQSGTPWLTAFMGNYVRQPLVNGAIVGLIMGDPVQGLIIGSAINLPFIGVIMVGSTMPTDSALAGIVGTALALASGASPEVAVSMAVPIGLLGNLLWTVHMTKNCIFVHMMDKAAETGDVKKMNFLHVWPPQITTALLMTIPVALVVYFGADVAKSAIDSLSGMPLHMLEVIGGVLPAVGIGMTLRMLMSKKSVILFFLLGFLMVTYQGFSMIVVALFAIIIAYFYTDLSSKRTGE; this is encoded by the coding sequence ATGCATATAAATGTTATTCAGGCAATTCTGATCGGATTTCTGTACTTCCTGTGTCAGAGTGGTACGCCATGGCTGACTGCATTCATGGGGAATTATGTCCGTCAGCCGCTGGTAAACGGCGCAATCGTTGGTTTGATCATGGGAGACCCCGTGCAGGGACTGATTATCGGTTCTGCCATCAATCTGCCTTTTATCGGAGTTATTATGGTTGGAAGCACGATGCCGACAGATTCAGCGCTGGCAGGTATTGTAGGGACTGCACTTGCCTTGGCGAGTGGTGCTTCACCGGAGGTCGCAGTATCTATGGCGGTGCCAATCGGTCTGCTGGGAAATCTGTTGTGGACGGTTCATATGACGAAAAACTGTATCTTTGTTCATATGATGGACAAGGCTGCGGAAACTGGTGATGTTAAGAAAATGAACTTTCTGCATGTATGGCCGCCACAGATCACAACTGCGCTTTTAATGACAATTCCAGTGGCACTGGTTGTATATTTCGGTGCGGATGTCGCAAAATCTGCGATTGATTCTCTGTCCGGTATGCCGCTGCATATGCTGGAGGTAATCGGCGGTGTTCTGCCTGCAGTAGGTATCGGTATGACACTGCGTATGCTGATGTCAAAAAAATCCGTTATTTTATTCTTCCTGCTGGGTTTCCTGATGGTGACTTATCAGGGATTCTCAATGATCGTTGTCGCATTGTTCGCCATCATCATTGCCTATTTCTATACAGATCTATCTTCAAAAAGGACAGGTGAATAA
- a CDS encoding PTS system mannose/fructose/sorbose family transporter subunit IID: MEETNKELKQKKQITNKDLMRVWWRWVFFQEASVSYERLQAPGFFYAISPVLVKLYGDNPEELTAACKRHMQFYNSEPYCGLAIHGITLALEEERANGAPITDEAINSLKTGLMGPLAGLGDSVRAGTIAPIVTAFCISIGQTGNLIAPFLLEGILVAIVWPFAIWLLKKSYHTGKEGIQEIFSSGKLNWITTMTSTLGGITLGALAASYVTLTSPLEFVLGKGSKIALQADVLDVILKNILPLSMVLLSVYLLNKKVSAVKIILILAAVSAAGVLIGLF, encoded by the coding sequence ATGGAAGAAACAAACAAGGAATTGAAGCAGAAAAAACAGATTACCAATAAAGACCTCATGCGGGTTTGGTGGAGATGGGTATTCTTTCAGGAGGCGAGTGTCAGCTATGAACGTTTACAGGCACCGGGCTTCTTCTATGCCATTTCTCCCGTGCTGGTAAAGCTGTATGGAGATAACCCGGAGGAGCTGACAGCGGCATGTAAGCGGCATATGCAGTTTTATAACTCAGAGCCGTACTGCGGTCTTGCGATTCACGGAATCACTTTGGCCCTGGAGGAGGAGCGTGCCAACGGAGCACCGATTACAGATGAGGCAATCAACTCTTTAAAAACTGGACTTATGGGGCCGCTGGCAGGACTTGGAGATTCTGTGCGTGCAGGAACGATTGCACCGATCGTCACGGCCTTCTGTATCAGTATCGGACAGACAGGAAATCTGATTGCGCCGTTTTTACTGGAGGGTATCCTGGTCGCAATCGTATGGCCGTTTGCTATCTGGCTGCTAAAAAAATCCTATCATACAGGAAAAGAGGGCATTCAGGAAATTTTCTCCAGCGGTAAGCTGAATTGGATCACCACAATGACCTCAACGCTGGGTGGTATTACATTGGGAGCATTGGCTGCCAGCTATGTGACACTGACCTCTCCGCTGGAATTTGTGCTGGGAAAGGGCAGTAAGATTGCCTTACAGGCAGATGTGCTGGATGTCATTTTGAAAAATATTCTGCCGTTAAGTATGGTGCTGCTTTCTGTATATCTGCTTAACAAAAAAGTATCCGCAGTAAAAATCATTCTGATTCTGGCTGCTGTCAGCGCAGCTGGTGTACTGATCGGATTGTTCTAA
- the alr gene encoding alanine racemase, giving the protein MSETGNTEYKQSEQLPYRTYAQVNLQQLLENTKKVKALLKPQTKLLSVLKADGYGHGAVQVARTIEEESDWFAVASFYEAKELREHGITKPILVFGFLDDSHVEEAVQRDITCSALSYEYAMHLAHLCEQKKLRLSMHIKLDTGFHRLGIDCDENRLQEAYEEVRQLYETEALHITGIYTHFSTAGSKVAQDEAFLERQYQQFCEILQRLKEDQIDPGIRHCCNSKATLTNPEMHLDMVRVGLYLYGLGSDADIEYLKLKPIVNWKARIYAIREVAQGEGIGYSRTFITPKPMRIGVVSLGFADGYARCLYASNKVYVLVHGKKTRILGKICMDVMMIDLTDIPEAVVNDAVTVLGCDGEQHISANLLGKETGGTAVEITCGMGKRVKRVYENEEGSC; this is encoded by the coding sequence ATGTCAGAAACAGGGAATACGGAATATAAACAAAGCGAACAACTGCCTTACCGCACCTATGCACAGGTAAATCTTCAGCAGCTGCTGGAAAATACGAAAAAAGTGAAAGCATTGCTGAAACCGCAGACGAAGCTGTTATCCGTTTTGAAGGCGGATGGCTATGGTCATGGTGCTGTACAGGTTGCCCGGACAATAGAGGAAGAGAGTGACTGGTTTGCAGTTGCCTCCTTTTATGAGGCGAAGGAGCTTCGCGAGCATGGCATCACAAAACCTATTTTAGTCTTTGGCTTTCTTGATGACAGTCATGTGGAGGAGGCAGTGCAAAGGGATATCACCTGCAGTGCGCTATCCTATGAATATGCGATGCATCTGGCACACCTATGCGAACAGAAGAAGCTTCGTCTTTCCATGCATATTAAGCTGGATACCGGCTTTCACCGGCTGGGAATCGACTGTGATGAAAATCGTTTACAAGAGGCTTATGAGGAAGTTCGGCAGTTATATGAAACAGAAGCTCTGCATATCACTGGAATTTATACACACTTTTCCACAGCCGGAAGTAAGGTGGCGCAGGATGAAGCCTTTCTTGAGCGGCAGTACCAACAGTTCTGTGAAATTTTACAGCGCTTGAAAGAGGATCAAATTGATCCAGGAATCCGCCACTGCTGCAATTCCAAGGCAACCCTGACGAATCCTGAAATGCATCTGGATATGGTACGAGTGGGTCTATACCTGTATGGACTGGGGTCGGATGCCGATATCGAATACTTAAAGCTGAAGCCCATTGTGAACTGGAAAGCACGAATCTATGCAATCCGTGAGGTTGCACAGGGAGAAGGCATCGGCTACAGCCGTACCTTTATCACACCGAAGCCCATGCGCATCGGCGTGGTATCGCTTGGCTTTGCGGATGGATATGCACGCTGTCTGTATGCCTCCAATAAGGTATATGTCCTTGTACATGGTAAGAAAACAAGGATTTTAGGAAAAATCTGTATGGATGTTATGATGATTGATCTTACGGATATACCGGAAGCAGTGGTGAATGATGCCGTTACGGTCTTGGGGTGTGATGGAGAGCAGCACATCAGCGCCAATCTGCTTGGAAAGGAAACCGGGGGTACTGCTGTGGAAATTACCTGCGGGATGGGAAAACGCGTAAAGCGAGTATATGAGAATGAAGAAGGAAGCTGTTAA
- a CDS encoding DUF2179 domain-containing protein, which translates to MRMKKEAVKDILQILLGSLLFAVSLNVFLIPVHVYSAGFMGIAQLLRDFVSVCSGIQFPFDIAGSINFLLNILIFVFAFRYVSRRFAIMTLLTIAVQSLMLSLLPIQQELLLQDPLVSILFGSVLCAIATVITFNGKGSGGGIDVIGIYLSQHNKGSVGRIYMLVNTSVYLICLVFYDFETAVYSMISSTLLSFAVDRIHKRNIEVEIMVFTENSTELRKELLASSERGITCWNGYGAYTESKKDVLLSVVTRDQMQTFVRLVQTIDPKAFVIVSSQIQVYGNFQKQIV; encoded by the coding sequence ATGAGAATGAAGAAGGAAGCTGTTAAGGATATTTTACAGATTCTGCTTGGCTCGCTCCTGTTTGCCGTTTCGTTGAATGTATTTCTGATTCCGGTACATGTTTACAGTGCAGGATTCATGGGAATCGCACAGCTGCTCAGAGATTTTGTGAGTGTGTGCAGCGGGATACAGTTTCCCTTCGATATTGCCGGCAGTATCAATTTTCTTTTGAATATTCTTATCTTTGTATTCGCATTTCGCTATGTATCTCGGCGCTTTGCCATCATGACGCTGCTTACGATCGCCGTACAGAGTCTGATGCTGTCACTACTGCCAATACAACAAGAGCTCCTGCTGCAGGATCCCCTGGTATCCATTTTATTCGGCTCTGTATTATGCGCCATTGCTACGGTAATCACCTTTAACGGAAAAGGCAGCGGAGGTGGAATTGATGTGATCGGGATCTATCTGTCACAGCATAACAAGGGAAGTGTCGGCCGCATCTATATGCTGGTAAATACCTCGGTCTATCTGATTTGTCTGGTATTTTATGACTTTGAAACAGCCGTGTATTCCATGATCAGCTCTACCCTGTTATCCTTTGCCGTTGACCGGATACATAAGCGAAATATTGAGGTTGAAATTATGGTCTTTACGGAAAACAGCACAGAGCTTCGTAAGGAGCTGCTAGCCAGCAGTGAACGCGGCATTACCTGCTGGAACGGCTATGGCGCATATACAGAGTCGAAGAAGGATGTGCTGCTCAGTGTTGTGACAAGAGATCAGATGCAGACATTCGTCAGGCTGGTACAGACAATCGATCCAAAAGCGTTTGTCATTGTCAGCTCGCAGATTCAGGTTTATGGAAATTTTCAAAAACAGATCGTTTAA
- a CDS encoding SIS domain-containing protein, translating into MKDIKETHSFMRLAEQQLHEVVNTYDMKQLEKAADMIQAAEQKGCRIHVTGIGKPSYLAGYAASLLSSTGSPAYFLDGTEAVHGSAGQVAANDVVIAISNSGNTQELKQTIQTLKQNGAHIIAVSGNADSWLYTHSDAQLYAHVEQEGDALNKPPRASILVELLVLQSLSVLLQYRKNITGKDYLKWHPGGSLGEQTRREEQLCPSKD; encoded by the coding sequence ATGAAGGATATTAAAGAAACACACAGCTTTATGAGGCTGGCAGAACAGCAGCTGCATGAGGTGGTAAATACATATGATATGAAGCAGTTGGAAAAAGCGGCAGATATGATACAGGCTGCAGAGCAGAAGGGGTGCCGTATTCATGTAACGGGAATCGGAAAGCCGTCCTATCTCGCCGGGTATGCGGCGTCTCTGCTTTCTTCCACGGGTTCCCCTGCTTATTTTCTGGATGGGACGGAAGCCGTTCATGGCAGTGCCGGGCAGGTTGCTGCCAATGATGTGGTTATCGCGATCAGTAATTCCGGCAATACGCAAGAGCTGAAGCAGACCATTCAGACGCTGAAGCAAAATGGTGCACATATTATCGCCGTTAGTGGCAATGCGGATTCCTGGCTGTACACACACAGCGATGCACAGCTGTATGCGCATGTGGAGCAGGAGGGTGATGCCCTCAACAAGCCGCCAAGAGCGAGTATCCTGGTGGAGCTGCTGGTGCTGCAGAGTCTCAGCGTATTGCTGCAGTATCGAAAGAACATTACAGGTAAGGATTATCTGAAATGGCATCCGGGAGGAAGCCTGGGAGAACAGACACGAAGGGAGGAACAGCTATGCCCGTCAAAGGATTGA